A single window of Archangium gephyra DNA harbors:
- the pnp gene encoding polyribonucleotide nucleotidyltransferase — translation MHLKKSVKIGETELTIETGHMAKQADGSVVVRYGDTMLLVTAVSAREKKDVDFLPLTVEYQEKLYSAGRIPGSYFKREGRLTEKETLASRIVDRSCRPLFPEGYAYETQVIASVISADPEHEGDIHGITGASAALWVSDIPFNGPIAGIRVGRVDGKLIANPTLKQREQSDIDLVMAVSREAIVMVEGGAEEVSEADMVAALEFGKQAAQPALDVQDELRRALNKTVRNYDRIAAVPEDLKAKVRALAWDGIVQGYTIKEKAARYEALSKAKKEALTKLKEQLGEGYTSQVEKHAKSVVEDLKYEHMRTLTVNGGRIGGRGHDKVREITNQVSVLPRTHGSALFTRGETQALVVATLGTSEDEQRLELLGGMSFKRFMLHYNFPPFSVNETKPLRGPGRREVGHGALAERALRNMLPPSEKFPYTVRLVSDILESNGSSSMASVCGGTLALMDAGVPIKAPVAGIAMGLVKEGDQVAILSDILGDEDHLGDMDFKVCGTSKGITSIQMDIKITGLTTEIMSRALEQARQGRLHILGEMLKTMAEPRKEISSYAPRITTIQIRPEFIKNVIGPGGKVIKDIIARTGAVINIDDSGRVDIASSNVDSVKSAIAMIQALTREAEIGKIYTGTVRKIAEFGAFVELFPGTDGLIHISELSDKRVKSVSDVLNEGDEVLVKVISIDKTGKIRLSRKEAMAERAATQQGTAPAPTDAAQPEATQPGAKA, via the coding sequence ATGCACCTGAAGAAGAGCGTCAAGATTGGCGAGACCGAGCTGACCATCGAGACCGGCCACATGGCCAAGCAGGCGGACGGCTCGGTGGTGGTTCGCTACGGCGACACCATGCTGCTCGTCACCGCGGTGAGCGCGCGTGAGAAGAAGGACGTGGACTTCCTCCCCCTCACGGTGGAGTACCAGGAGAAGCTGTACTCGGCCGGCCGCATCCCCGGCAGCTACTTCAAGCGCGAGGGGCGCCTGACGGAGAAGGAGACGCTGGCCAGCCGTATCGTGGACCGCTCCTGCCGCCCGCTGTTCCCGGAAGGGTATGCCTACGAGACCCAGGTCATCGCGAGCGTCATCTCCGCGGACCCGGAGCACGAGGGTGACATCCATGGCATCACCGGCGCCTCCGCGGCGCTGTGGGTGTCGGACATCCCCTTCAACGGCCCCATCGCGGGCATCCGCGTGGGCCGGGTGGACGGCAAGCTCATCGCCAACCCCACCCTCAAGCAGCGCGAGCAGTCGGACATCGACCTGGTCATGGCCGTCAGCCGCGAGGCCATCGTGATGGTGGAGGGCGGTGCCGAGGAGGTGAGCGAGGCGGACATGGTGGCCGCGCTCGAGTTCGGCAAGCAGGCCGCGCAGCCGGCCCTGGATGTCCAGGACGAGCTGCGGCGCGCGCTGAACAAGACGGTGCGCAACTACGACCGCATCGCCGCGGTGCCCGAGGATCTGAAGGCCAAGGTGCGCGCGCTGGCCTGGGACGGCATCGTCCAGGGCTACACCATCAAGGAGAAGGCGGCCCGCTACGAGGCGCTCTCCAAGGCCAAGAAGGAGGCGCTCACCAAGCTCAAGGAGCAGCTGGGCGAGGGCTACACCTCCCAGGTGGAGAAGCACGCCAAGTCGGTGGTGGAGGACCTGAAGTACGAGCACATGCGCACGCTGACGGTGAACGGGGGCCGCATCGGCGGCCGCGGGCACGACAAGGTGCGTGAGATCACCAACCAGGTGAGCGTGCTCCCGCGCACCCACGGCAGCGCGCTCTTCACCCGCGGCGAGACGCAGGCGCTGGTGGTGGCCACGCTGGGCACCTCCGAGGACGAGCAGCGGCTGGAGCTGCTCGGCGGCATGTCCTTCAAGCGCTTCATGCTGCACTACAACTTCCCGCCGTTCAGCGTGAACGAGACCAAGCCCCTGCGCGGCCCCGGCCGTCGCGAGGTCGGTCACGGCGCCCTCGCCGAGCGCGCCCTGCGCAACATGCTGCCCCCGAGCGAGAAGTTCCCGTACACGGTGCGGCTCGTGTCGGACATCCTCGAGTCCAACGGCTCGTCCTCCATGGCCTCGGTGTGCGGTGGCACGCTGGCGCTGATGGACGCGGGCGTGCCCATCAAGGCCCCCGTGGCCGGCATCGCCATGGGCCTGGTGAAGGAGGGCGATCAGGTCGCCATCCTCTCGGACATCCTCGGTGACGAGGACCACCTGGGCGACATGGACTTCAAGGTGTGCGGCACCTCGAAGGGCATCACCTCCATCCAGATGGACATCAAGATCACCGGTCTGACCACGGAGATCATGAGCCGCGCGCTGGAGCAGGCGCGCCAGGGCCGTCTGCACATCCTGGGCGAGATGCTCAAGACGATGGCCGAGCCGCGCAAGGAGATCAGCTCCTACGCGCCGCGCATCACCACCATCCAGATCCGCCCCGAGTTCATCAAGAACGTCATCGGGCCGGGCGGCAAGGTGATCAAGGACATCATCGCCCGCACGGGTGCCGTCATCAACATCGACGACTCGGGCCGCGTGGACATCGCGAGCTCGAACGTGGACTCGGTGAAGTCGGCCATCGCGATGATCCAGGCGCTCACGCGCGAGGCGGAGATCGGGAAGATCTACACGGGCACGGTGCGGAAGATCGCCGAGTTCGGCGCCTTCGTGGAGCTGTTCCCGGGCACCGACGGCCTCATCCACATCTCGGAGCTGTCGGACAAGCGCGTGAAGAGCGTGTCGGACGTGCTCAACGAGGGCGATGAGGTGCTGGTGAAGGTGATCAGCATCGACAAGACGGGGAAGATCCGTCTGTCGCGCAAGGAGGCCATGGCCGAGCGCGCCGCGACGCAGCAGGGCACCGCCCCCGCTCCGACCGACGCCGCTCAGCCCGAGGCCACCCAGCCGGGCGCCAAGGCCTGA
- a CDS encoding DUF503 domain-containing protein has protein sequence MFVCVARLTLQIPESGSLKAKRQVLRRITDRVKARFNVAVAEVDDQELWQKATLALAVVGNERRHVDEQMEKIIHFVEEMYVAPLLTRQTEIMAFGDTLYTPGPPRSAGKAEAGDDDESDEDENADDEAGPEADLEDLIAGMGRGDRSMAEAEGMADWERRHQGQESGRPARGTERQQGPMSLEDARARARSLRNPRDWEKK, from the coding sequence ATGTTCGTCTGCGTCGCACGTCTGACCCTGCAGATTCCGGAGAGCGGTTCCCTCAAGGCCAAGCGGCAGGTGCTCCGCCGGATCACGGACCGGGTGAAGGCCCGGTTCAACGTGGCGGTGGCCGAGGTGGATGACCAGGAGCTCTGGCAGAAGGCCACGCTCGCGCTGGCGGTGGTGGGCAACGAGCGCCGCCACGTGGATGAGCAGATGGAGAAGATCATCCACTTCGTGGAAGAGATGTACGTCGCCCCCCTGCTCACCCGGCAGACGGAGATCATGGCCTTCGGGGACACGCTCTACACCCCCGGCCCGCCGCGGTCCGCCGGGAAGGCCGAGGCGGGGGACGACGACGAGTCGGACGAGGATGAGAACGCGGACGATGAGGCGGGTCCGGAAGCGGACCTGGAGGACCTCATCGCCGGCATGGGCCGTGGAGATCGCTCCATGGCCGAGGCCGAGGGCATGGCGGACTGGGAGCGCCGGCACCAGGGGCAGGAGAGCGGGCGGCCGGCCCGGGGCACGGAGCGTCAGCAGGGGCCCATGTCCCTGGAGGATGCCCGGGCTCGCGCCCGGAGTCTGCGCAATCCGAGGGATTGGGAGAAGAAATGA
- the rpsO gene encoding 30S ribosomal protein S15 translates to MSALHQDRKAEVVAKYRTHESDTGSPEVQVALLSERITMLTEHFKTHKKDHHSRRGLLKLVGQRRRLLDYLKSKDANRYKKLIEGLGIRK, encoded by the coding sequence ATGTCGGCACTGCATCAGGACCGCAAGGCAGAGGTTGTCGCGAAGTACCGCACCCACGAGAGCGATACGGGCTCTCCCGAGGTGCAGGTGGCCCTGCTCTCCGAGCGCATCACCATGCTCACGGAGCACTTCAAGACGCACAAGAAGGACCACCACTCCCGCCGCGGTCTGCTGAAGCTGGTGGGTCAGCGTCGCCGCCTGCTCGACTACCTGAAGAGCAAGGACGCCAACCGCTACAAGAAGCTCATCGAGGGCCTCGGCATCCGCAAGTAG
- the dcd gene encoding dCTP deaminase — MILTRREIAQLLKKKIVSNPRTEPAIDSISITLHLGNQFAYYEPPTTEAFVPPMEMPLTYDTIERPEDGYILLPNSTVLAASEELITMPLNLMGLMQTRSSLARGFLMIHPSAGHIEPGYKGALTFELVNLSKFHYKLVPGMPIAKLFLMQLASEVPQEHGYNGRYQNAKGPIGMK; from the coding sequence ATGATCCTGACCCGCCGAGAGATAGCTCAATTACTCAAGAAAAAGATAGTTTCAAACCCCAGAACCGAGCCAGCCATCGACTCCATCTCAATCACCCTGCACTTAGGGAACCAATTTGCCTATTACGAGCCACCTACAACAGAAGCATTTGTACCCCCCATGGAAATGCCACTCACCTATGACACCATTGAGCGCCCCGAGGATGGCTACATATTACTCCCCAACAGCACTGTACTAGCAGCCTCAGAGGAACTCATAACAATGCCTTTAAACCTGATGGGTCTTATGCAAACACGAAGCAGTCTCGCCCGAGGCTTCCTTATGATCCACCCATCCGCAGGACATATTGAACCAGGATACAAGGGGGCGTTAACCTTCGAACTAGTAAATCTCAGCAAATTTCACTACAAACTTGTTCCTGGAATGCCCATTGCCAAGCTCTTTCTCATGCAACTCGCATCCGAAGTTCCACAAGAGCATGGATACAACGGACGCTATCAAAATGCCAAAGGCCCAATCGGGATGAAGTAG
- the rbfA gene encoding 30S ribosome-binding factor RbfA, protein MSTSNRPERVGQEIQAALGRMLTRGELKDPRIGFITITGVKVSPDLKTARIYYSMMGSEQERKETQKGLEAAKGYIRREITEAVNLRVSPEVFFTFDESLERGDRIERLLREVKDKEGW, encoded by the coding sequence ATGAGTACCAGCAATCGGCCGGAGCGGGTGGGGCAGGAGATCCAGGCGGCGCTCGGGAGGATGCTCACCCGGGGGGAGCTGAAGGATCCCCGCATCGGTTTCATCACCATCACCGGCGTGAAGGTGTCGCCGGACCTGAAGACGGCGCGCATCTACTACTCGATGATGGGGAGCGAGCAGGAGCGCAAGGAGACCCAGAAAGGTCTCGAGGCGGCCAAGGGTTACATCCGCCGGGAAATCACCGAAGCGGTGAACCTGCGTGTCTCGCCCGAGGTGTTCTTCACCTTCGACGAGTCGCTGGAGCGGGGTGACCGCATCGAGCGGTTGCTGCGCGAGGTGAAGGACAAAGAGGGCTGGTAG
- a CDS encoding helix-turn-helix domain-containing protein, with protein MALAYLHSPIRDAETTIQLVANQEIESMHLDFKEFFWTKNPNSNREPGQEAAKDIAAFANSEGGTIVVGVSDTNDRASGWNQRFKHEGKREQLEMWLRNYLTPSGLANHVEIIEITTAGGQETLVINVPPWPYGVVGIQGKDGGCLFPFRMGRDTRFLSIDEAMERNHVANRFLFLKIKKLMGDVPFNAELGGPIVRVVSPLVIKAEVGIIAVEEPVPLYNGGQGALVSLEEDSIRLAMVRYGGKYYAGERKLSFESLPPEGPGPFHVVTKHGSQLSVPFALISAAWRGAEEPRAIHLVIRGTVYWEQTHWALRTGEG; from the coding sequence ATGGCGCTCGCCTATTTGCATTCGCCCATTAGAGATGCAGAGACGACCATTCAATTGGTTGCTAACCAAGAGATCGAGTCGATGCATCTCGATTTTAAAGAGTTCTTTTGGACCAAGAATCCGAATAGCAACCGGGAACCTGGTCAGGAGGCGGCCAAGGACATTGCCGCGTTTGCTAACAGTGAGGGGGGAACTATCGTCGTCGGTGTCTCGGACACTAACGATCGGGCTTCAGGATGGAACCAGAGGTTCAAACACGAGGGCAAGCGCGAACAGCTTGAGATGTGGCTCCGAAACTATCTCACTCCCTCAGGCCTGGCAAATCATGTGGAGATAATTGAAATCACCACGGCGGGAGGGCAAGAAACTCTAGTCATCAATGTGCCGCCATGGCCCTATGGTGTGGTAGGGATACAGGGTAAGGATGGCGGGTGTTTGTTCCCCTTTCGGATGGGACGTGATACCAGATTTCTCAGTATTGATGAGGCCATGGAACGTAATCACGTCGCAAATCGCTTCCTCTTTTTGAAAATCAAAAAACTCATGGGGGATGTCCCGTTCAATGCCGAATTGGGTGGCCCTATCGTACGAGTCGTAAGTCCCCTAGTGATTAAAGCGGAAGTTGGCATTATCGCAGTTGAGGAGCCAGTGCCCTTGTACAATGGAGGACAGGGAGCGCTCGTAAGCTTGGAGGAGGATAGTATTCGACTGGCCATGGTGAGGTACGGTGGAAAATATTATGCGGGGGAGAGAAAACTCTCGTTTGAATCTTTGCCGCCAGAAGGCCCGGGACCTTTCCATGTTGTTACGAAGCATGGTTCTCAGTTGTCGGTCCCTTTTGCGCTTATTTCTGCAGCATGGCGCGGTGCAGAGGAACCGCGGGCTATCCATCTTGTGATTCGGGGGACTGTGTACTGGGAGCAGACCCACTGGGCGTTGCGTACAGGTGAGGGCTAG
- the ltrA gene encoding group II intron reverse transcriptase/maturase: MERVVEAGNVKAALRRVKQNGGSPGIDGMTVEELPTWLVTGWAGVREQLLSGTYQPRPVREQQIPKSDGGVRKLGIPTVLDRLIQQCLLQVLQPGFDASFSQHSYGFRPGRNAHDAVSAAQRYIQEGYRVVVDVDLEKFFDRVHHDVLMGRLAKRLGDKRVLGLIRRYLEAGVMVNGVVVERYEGTPQGGPLSPLLANVLLDDVDKQLEKRGLCFVRYADDCNVYVKSWRAGQRVLQTLRGLYARLRLRINEEKSAVDRPWNRKFLGYSFWVAPGRKVKRRVAPKALEAMKQRVREITARSGGRSMAAVTKELKDYLTGWKQYFRRADTPGIFEDLDRWVRHRLRQVQLRQWKRGTTIYRELRRRGAPEEIARRVAANSCRWWKNSGMALSVVLPTRYYDDLGVPRLAS, from the coding sequence ATGGAGCGGGTGGTCGAGGCTGGCAACGTCAAGGCGGCGTTGCGGCGGGTGAAGCAGAATGGGGGCAGTCCCGGCATCGACGGGATGACGGTGGAAGAGCTGCCCACGTGGCTGGTAACGGGCTGGGCCGGTGTGCGGGAGCAACTGCTCTCGGGCACCTACCAGCCCAGGCCGGTGCGCGAGCAGCAGATTCCCAAGAGTGACGGCGGAGTGCGCAAGCTGGGCATTCCGACGGTGCTCGACCGACTCATCCAGCAGTGCCTGCTTCAGGTACTGCAACCCGGATTCGACGCGAGCTTTTCGCAGCACAGCTACGGTTTCCGGCCTGGACGAAACGCGCATGACGCGGTGAGTGCCGCGCAGCGCTACATCCAGGAAGGGTACCGAGTGGTAGTGGACGTGGACCTGGAGAAGTTCTTCGACCGGGTCCATCACGACGTGCTGATGGGCAGACTGGCGAAGCGTCTGGGGGACAAGCGGGTGCTGGGGTTGATTCGCCGCTACCTCGAAGCCGGAGTCATGGTGAATGGGGTGGTGGTGGAGCGGTATGAGGGGACACCGCAAGGTGGCCCTCTCTCACCGCTGCTGGCCAACGTGCTGCTCGACGACGTGGATAAGCAGCTGGAGAAGCGGGGCTTGTGCTTCGTGCGGTACGCCGACGACTGCAACGTGTACGTGAAGTCATGGCGTGCCGGGCAGCGCGTCCTCCAAACGCTGCGCGGGCTGTACGCGCGGCTGAGGCTGCGAATCAACGAGGAGAAGAGCGCGGTGGACCGGCCGTGGAACCGGAAGTTCCTGGGCTACAGCTTCTGGGTGGCTCCGGGACGGAAGGTAAAGCGACGAGTGGCCCCCAAGGCCCTGGAGGCGATGAAACAGCGGGTACGAGAGATAACGGCCCGCAGCGGCGGCCGAAGCATGGCCGCCGTGACGAAGGAGCTGAAGGACTACCTCACCGGCTGGAAGCAGTACTTCCGGCGGGCGGATACTCCGGGCATCTTCGAGGACCTGGACAGATGGGTCCGACATCGCCTGCGCCAGGTCCAGCTCCGACAGTGGAAGCGAGGCACGACCATCTACCGGGAGCTTCGACGCCGAGGCGCGCCGGAGGAAATAGCCCGGAGGGTGGCCGCCAACTCGTGCCGGTGGTGGAAGAACTCCGGCATGGCGCTCAGTGTGGTGCTGCCCACCCGCTACTACGACGACCTGGGAGTCCCCCGACTCGCCAGCTGA
- a CDS encoding M23 family metallopeptidase encodes MFPRHVRGLLDFSLALLCLWCAWHHTPAGALVRRTSAWVLGSRSTARPLLAYYDGVSGSGVSAPALAPVAPPLRPFTDSEALAYGTHLALKGLAPAARAPAFALAAELGIPSASLLDEARGPAAARRLHESLASAFPHEESRLTAVFAGRIPARYAAARVAAEGGTPNLERLARQLPPGYEDATVAAAQALALATAFGLAWPVPEHTPVTSPFGYRLHPVLGTRKLHTGVDLSVRVGTEVHAVAEGTVRRASEDGVNGRVLILDHGRGVTTAYCHNSELMVRPGQRVARGELIARSGNTGRSTGPHLHYQLELSAQPVDPLRFRPRPSPVADETAR; translated from the coding sequence ATGTTCCCACGCCACGTCCGAGGGCTGCTCGACTTCTCCCTGGCCCTCCTCTGCCTCTGGTGCGCCTGGCACCACACGCCCGCGGGAGCGCTGGTGCGGCGCACCTCGGCCTGGGTCCTCGGGAGCCGGAGCACCGCCCGGCCGTTGCTCGCCTACTACGATGGCGTCAGTGGCTCCGGCGTGTCCGCGCCCGCGCTCGCCCCCGTGGCGCCACCCCTCCGGCCCTTCACCGACTCGGAGGCGCTCGCGTACGGCACCCACCTGGCCCTCAAGGGACTCGCGCCCGCGGCCCGGGCCCCCGCCTTCGCGCTCGCCGCGGAGCTGGGTATCCCCTCCGCGTCCCTGTTGGATGAGGCCCGGGGTCCCGCCGCTGCCCGCCGACTGCACGAGTCCCTGGCCAGCGCCTTCCCCCACGAGGAGTCCCGCCTCACCGCCGTCTTCGCCGGACGCATCCCGGCCCGCTATGCCGCCGCACGCGTGGCGGCCGAGGGGGGCACCCCGAATCTGGAGCGGCTCGCGAGGCAGCTGCCTCCCGGCTACGAGGACGCCACCGTGGCCGCCGCCCAGGCCCTCGCGCTGGCCACGGCCTTCGGTCTCGCGTGGCCCGTGCCGGAGCACACCCCGGTGACGAGCCCCTTCGGCTACCGCCTCCACCCCGTGCTGGGCACGCGCAAGCTGCACACCGGCGTGGACCTCTCCGTCCGCGTGGGCACCGAGGTGCATGCGGTGGCCGAGGGCACGGTGCGCCGCGCGAGCGAGGACGGGGTGAATGGCCGGGTGCTCATCCTCGACCATGGCCGCGGCGTGACGACGGCCTACTGCCACAACTCGGAGCTGATGGTCCGGCCGGGGCAGCGCGTGGCTCGTGGCGAGCTCATCGCCCGCTCGGGCAACACCGGCCGCTCCACCGGGCCGCACCTGCACTACCAACTCGAGCTCTCCGCGCAGCCCGTGGACCCGCTGCGCTTCCGTCCCAGGCCGAGTCCCGTGGCGGACGAGACGGCACGTTGA
- the truB gene encoding tRNA pseudouridine(55) synthase TruB — MDGVLVIDKPKGPTSFDVVRQVRGLLRIKKVGHTGTLDPMATGVLPLCLGEATKVAGFITEGDKAYDAVVRLGAETDTQDAEGKVVAEAPVPALTSALLEDVLGRFRGSFDQVPPMYSAVKVGGKRLYELARAGEEVERASRHVTVYELVLRDFSANQLRLSVRCSKGFFVRTLAYDIGRALGCGAHLEALRRTHSGPFSLAQSLPLADLAELAREPEALAKRLVPISEALTDLPAVRVSAADAARVSHGVPVEAPAHPGRVRVVDPSDALLAVAEVVRGRLRYLRVLV; from the coding sequence ATGGACGGCGTCCTGGTCATCGATAAGCCCAAGGGGCCCACCTCGTTCGACGTGGTGCGGCAGGTCCGGGGTCTGCTCAGAATAAAGAAGGTGGGCCACACCGGCACCCTGGATCCCATGGCCACGGGGGTGCTCCCCTTGTGCCTGGGCGAGGCGACCAAGGTGGCCGGCTTCATCACCGAGGGCGACAAGGCCTATGACGCCGTGGTGCGTCTGGGCGCGGAGACGGACACCCAGGACGCCGAGGGCAAGGTGGTGGCCGAGGCTCCGGTGCCCGCCCTGACTTCCGCGCTGCTGGAGGACGTGCTGGGCCGCTTCCGCGGCTCCTTCGACCAGGTGCCGCCCATGTACTCGGCGGTGAAGGTGGGCGGGAAGCGGCTGTACGAGCTCGCCCGTGCTGGCGAGGAAGTGGAGCGCGCCAGCCGCCACGTGACGGTGTACGAGCTGGTGCTGCGCGACTTCAGCGCCAACCAGTTGCGCCTGTCGGTGCGCTGCTCCAAGGGCTTCTTCGTGCGCACGCTCGCCTATGACATCGGCCGGGCGCTGGGCTGCGGGGCCCACCTGGAGGCGCTGCGGCGCACCCACAGCGGTCCCTTCTCCCTGGCGCAGTCCCTGCCGCTGGCGGACCTGGCCGAGCTGGCCCGGGAGCCCGAGGCCCTCGCGAAGCGGCTGGTGCCCATCTCCGAGGCCCTCACGGACCTGCCCGCGGTGCGCGTGAGCGCGGCGGATGCGGCCCGGGTGTCCCACGGGGTGCCCGTGGAGGCTCCCGCCCATCCCGGCCGGGTGCGGGTGGTGGACCCCTCGGACGCGCTGCTCGCCGTGGCCGAGGTGGTACGCGGCCGGCTGCGGTACCTGCGGGTGCTCGTCTGA
- a CDS encoding dCTP deaminase domain-containing protein, translating to MSVIPIIIATNKGTVVCNKNDFYSNNGRDGDLVLIENIDKKQFEELRNPDSQDANTSYDLTVGREYIDLLDKSKHGITENNPLELRPGSAAIIETTEYVHFPRSRFGHIVPKVSRLHEGLSNTSSKVDPGYEGKLAIAVFNLGQNTITLNKGDKFCTLYILSVDTGREVRPYQKEAKSLPPGLPRKNIKQVLTLVNENSWISILLSIISLSISILTLALSLANTFKLFD from the coding sequence ATGAGCGTCATCCCAATCATCATAGCAACGAACAAAGGAACCGTTGTCTGCAACAAAAACGACTTCTACTCAAACAACGGAAGAGACGGGGACTTGGTACTCATAGAGAATATCGACAAGAAGCAATTCGAAGAACTCAGAAACCCGGACTCTCAAGACGCCAATACAAGCTACGACCTGACAGTTGGTCGCGAGTACATAGACCTTTTAGACAAATCAAAGCACGGAATTACCGAGAACAACCCCCTCGAACTCCGCCCTGGTTCAGCAGCAATCATCGAGACGACAGAGTATGTTCATTTCCCGAGATCAAGATTCGGACACATTGTGCCCAAAGTCTCCAGACTGCACGAGGGACTCTCCAACACATCATCCAAAGTTGATCCTGGGTACGAAGGAAAACTCGCCATTGCCGTATTCAACCTAGGCCAGAACACAATCACACTCAACAAGGGGGATAAATTCTGCACACTCTACATCCTAAGTGTCGACACAGGAAGAGAGGTCAGACCCTACCAGAAAGAAGCCAAATCGCTTCCGCCAGGGCTACCAAGGAAGAACATCAAGCAAGTGCTAACGCTAGTGAACGAGAACAGTTGGATCTCCATCCTTCTGAGCATCATCTCATTGTCCATAAGCATCCTGACACTAGCACTATCGCTCGCCAACACCTTCAAGCTATTCGACTAA